DNA sequence from the Odontesthes bonariensis isolate fOdoBon6 chromosome 18, fOdoBon6.hap1, whole genome shotgun sequence genome:
TACTGTATAAATAGAGGCGTTGAGCTGAATATTGCCCTTAGATGGATGGTTGCTGGACCACTTTTCTTTTAGGCTGTTTTCATATTTCCAAATATACATGCCTCACATGCATTACTTAGGTATATtataaaatgtgtgaaaacgCCATGGCAACAACAGAAGGAATAGTAGCACTGCTGTATGTGCTTTTGTGTGCTTTTTCACATAATCAAGTCTATGTTGTGAATCCTGACATGTAAGACTTGTTAATCTTTGCTCATTTGAATTGTGAACAAAGCGTTGTCGCGACAGTTATTTGTTCCACGAAAAGTATTGCTCAGTGCTTTCATGCATTTATGTCAGGGTGTTAGTTTTCTTTTCACTGGAACAAGAAAAAAGATAATGCTTTCTTGGACAATTTTGATTTAATAATGCATTCCTTCCGTGTTTTCTGTTGTCCTTTCTTATTTGtatttgtgtcatttgattggcGTTTGCAtatgaaataaatgtttttctcaaacaaagtttATTTGTGGAAAGGCAAGTTAAAATCAGataaacatgaaaataattgtAACATGGAGAGTTATCTTGCTCAAGAAGACTTCCCAATATAATTTGCAGTTGCCCTCATATTCTTCGGAGAGAATTGATATCCCCCATCAATTTTATAAGACGCCATTGTCTTATTTCCCGATTCCCTTCTTTAGACACATCTTTCATATGCAGGGTTTATTTTGTATATTCTAGTATTTACGCAATGCCAACACGTAGGTAGGAGCAACTCTGTCATTCAGTGGCCTCTATATAAAGCCTTAAATGAGGCTTTAATGagcttaaataataaaaaaaaaatacacagaatCTAACCATTTCAATCACAGCTGCTGCAGGATTAAAAtggttttatcattttttatttgtatcAGGCCAATATCTAAGAGCAGCCAGTGGCCTGTCTTAACACTGTGTTATATtgcaaatgaatgaaaaaataatgAGGAACACATTTGGACAATGCTTCATGAAAAgccattttattttccatttaatAACACCTCCATGAAGACAATTTGTACAAGATACATCACATTCTAAAGTGCACGGATACTGTACAACAAAAATGACTTAAATACGCGGGCGggatggggggaaaaatcacaatcgttaaaaaaaaaaaaaaaaaaaaaaggaaaaagaaaagtaaagatAATTGAGTTAAATTGAACATGCTTTTTCAAAAAGAACAATCACTATGCATGTTTCTGCTCATGTGACAGGGGTTGGTCTGGGAAAATAACCTTGTGCAGCTTGCTTGGGGGAACACTAAGCTTTGGCACCtttagagaaaagagaaaaaatacatTAACAAGGAATGGAGAGCACTCAATGATAAACCAAAGAATTATATTTAGCTGAATAAATACAGTCTTAGGGGCTTGTGTAGAATGCATAATAACCCATGCCTTTTGGGTTGTCCTTGTTGTAATCTTCTGTAGTCAAGTCCTCACACTTAATGGTAGGGGAGTTCTCTGTGCTTGAGCCCCCAGGGGACATCCTGCGCCTCTTGCACACCATGGAGTACACACCAGAATCGGTAGAGTCCACTGATTTCAGCGAGTGGGACGTCTCGATCCAGGTTGAGGTGGGTGGCGCGTTCTCCTCAGGCAGCTTTTCTTTAGCGGCCCCCAGCTGGTCCTCTGGGAAGGCTGGGGGGCTTGGACGAGGGGACCAGGGCAGTCCAGTGGTCATTTTGCGCTGGTAAGAGCTTCTAGTGCCCCAACCTGCAGCCATGGAGGCAAAGGCCGAGTCTGGGTAGTAGCTGAGGGCATGGGATGTCTGCAGGGACAGAGGCTTTATGCCATATGACAGCAGGCTACTGGTGGAATAGTCATTCTCATATGAGAGATCAAGCTTGTTGGAGCCTGGCTGTTGGACTGGGGGGACAAACCAGCGCTGGGCAGAGGAAGCTGCACTGGCGTCCTCACTCTGCGGGGAGAGAAGGCTGTTGGTTTGGGGAACGGCTCGTTCGCCAGTGTAGAACCGGTTCTGAGGCAGGTTGTTGACAAACTGGTCCTGAAAGAAAGGCTGCATGGCATAGCGGGCACCGGGCACAATTTGGGTTGAGCGAGGGGAGTCTGTTGGCGATGGAGTCAGCCTATCACTCTCTGGAGCTGTATACATCCTGCAAGAccatttaagaaagaaaaagaaagaataaaataatgaaCTGCTGTGAGAAATTCAGGATCCGATGTACCACttgaaaagaataaataaataaaagagagagagagaaagaaagaaaaaaaaaaaagagcaaccgCAACGCATGAAGTGCAAGACACTTACGAGTCATAGTTATCCCGGAAGCCTTTTGCAAAAGGGTTGTGATCTATCTTCAGCTGCGTAATCTGAAACAAATAAACATAAAGCCTGCATGAATATTCTGCATGATAAGACAGGCAACTGCTCTGTGGGACCAAGCAGAAATGACAAAAGCTTATACATTTGATAAATGCAGTTAAACAAGAGAATTGTGCACAAGCTTACATCTGTGTTCTGGTATGCTGTGACGGCTATAAACTGGTTCTCCGggaaggtgaaggtttgagttctgGCCTCATTGCTCATGTCCTCGACGCCGTCTTCTGTCACCTCCACAATGTGCAAACGGGGTTGGTATTTGTGAAGCGACTGCAAGACTATCATCTGAAACAGGAAAATGGGTGATAAGAACAACGCTGAGCATTTTTGATTCAACTGAAAATGGAAAATTGTTGATACACATCGTTCTGAAAAGACATCACATGAACGGCGGTCAGAGAGTAAAGGAAATTATTCAGCCAATACAATATTGGAAATTCTGGTCCTTTTGGACAATGCTTAATTTAagcatgtaaaaataaaaagacataaaatgataaaaaaataaaaaattaataacctgtgtgttgttgttgttggctcCTTTATTGTTGGTGAGCTTCAGCTTGCCGAAAGAGATTTCTTGCCTCATCCAGTGAGCACCGGTGTTTGGAGATTCAGGATGAACATACATTTTGTTACCTAAAATCAAAATAAGCCAAATTAATGTAGAAACGGCAGGTGCACAATTTGTTCATTATTGTTAGAAATTAGGTAAGAtaatataaattaaaatgaaaagaaaaaaaatatatgaaaagctgttgcaatcattttcatttaactGAGAAAACAGAAATTGACATCTTCAAGGGGATCTTATTCCAATCCGTGAAAATAAAATTTGTCACTAAAatcaattattttaattaaaatgTCAAACATCAAAAGATTATTTTCAGTGTCtaattttagttgttttaaaGGGTTCGAAACTCAGGCTTCTACTCAGGCCTGTTTGACCAGCTTTTTCACACCTGAGTTTCAGGGAGCTAAAAATAtgacatcaaaaacaaaaataaagattaGTTTGCCAAACACCGACAAAATAAgtctttacttaaaaaaaataaaaaaaagaatttaagaaaaaaaaaaactgcaatttTTAAAGCTTGGTATTTTTTTTAGCCGAAGCCCAGAAGCTGCGGCTGTATTCATTTGACTTGACGCCATCAGTTCCATTATTTCTGCACAACCTTTGACTAATTTCTCTTCCTCCGATTTATTTTCAGGCATCTACAAACGCAAAACGTTTACCGTAGCATCAAATGTTTTGTTATCTGTGCAACTCACCTTGCATATTATTGTCTGCTTTCCCACAAGTGACCCACTTTCCTCCCTGAAAGCGCCAGTGATTCGGGTCAGCCAAAATAACTTCTACAAACACGTTGTAATGAGCCGTGAGGTTGAGTCCAGTGATGTTAAAACTGAGGAATGGGAACATCCgtctggaaaaaaagaaaaaaaaagaaaaaaggtgaacataaatttATATTCAGCAGGGCTCATAAAACCCGGGGAAAACAATTGTATGTAAGAAAACTTTCACAATTGCAGTCTTCAGGTTTTCAGTTTGACAAAAAGCTTTGGAATGTCAATATCAGATTAAATATAAAatagtattttatttatttatttttaaatcagcGCCATAACTGTCTGTTTGGatattcaaaacaaaaaaactaaacagcATCCGATCACAAAGGATAACTGTCTCGGTTTGCGTAAAATTTTGCTCGTGCGTAAAAAGTTGGCTCAACTTGAAGACAGATGCGAGATGGGAACATAAAGTAAAAGTACAGACATTGATTTCTCTTTTAACTGAGCCCTCTGCAGCGCATCTGCTTACCTGCCCTGTTTGGTGATGATCATCTCGGTCTGGTGTCGGTGGAATTTCAGCCACAGGGGTCGGTTGCACAGATAGACCTGCGCTCTGGCTCCGGCGGCAGACCCCGGCAGAGACATGGAGCCAATACCCGTCCCCGTCCCGGGATATGAGGGGTACAAACAGCCCGGACCCTGACTGAACTGGTACCCTCCGCTGCTGAACTGGCTCCGACCGCTGCACACGGACGGCGAGGAGAAGCCTGTGGGCGGCAGGACGGATCCGTAATGTAGAGACGCTGGATATCTGGAGCTGCTTGACCCGGTGTACACTGACCCAGTCTGTCCTGCATAGGGGAAGAGGGAACAGGGGCTTGCCATGTCGGAGCTAGTTTGGGATGACGAGATGAAGTATCTGTCAGAGCCAAGTTCGTCTATGTTGTACCGCCGACCGCTTGTCAGCTCGTCCTCTCCCAGCACCGGGGAGCCTTTCCTACCATCGGCCTTATTAAAAGTGTCCCCCTCTGCCTCGCCCAGCATCCCGTTTCCCACCCCGCTCAGATATTTCTTTGAAGCGCTGCTGGACTCTGATTCCGTCCGTTCGACTTCTTGGTATTCAAGCTGCGACGACGGCCTCGGGCTGTTGTTGGTGCTGTCCGACGAGGACAGATTGTAAAAGGTCTTGGGTAAATTGATGCTAGCGCTGGGAAGAATATTCTCTAGCTGCATTGTTTTTAGATCTTGATATAAATTAGAGTTTCAGGAGTCCAGAGTAAATCTCAGCCAAGGAGGAGCCACCGGCGCCGGGATTCTCTTGTTTCTGCAGCCCTCCTCCCTTACGAACGATGGGAGGTTAAAGCCTCTCCTCACCTACAGATTTTCAGATCAGATAATGGGTTGGACATAAGATGCTCAGCGGCTCTTATAAGATACAGCTCCCAACACACACATAACAGATTGTAAACGTCAGGGGAGGAGCTTTTGGAGAACCACACAAGGGCACCAACCCTCTCCATAGCCAATAGCTGCGCAACTCTAATTCAATTACAATGTGTGTGGTGGATATTGTACCAAAAGAAAGTTTATTTTCTACTTTTTATACCCCATGTGGACGCAAATTTGACTCAAGTGGGGATAGGGTGTCCATCCATTTTCGCAATTTATTACCGgggcaaaaaaaacccaaaaacgcCACTCTAGAGGGAATTTTACGAAGCGTTGGACCAAAGCCACAAGTAGAATTTCTTTAGATTTCACCTCACAGAGCAAATTAAGATTTGccgaaaaaaattattatttttttgtttaaatgctCGCATTTCACGAGTCTCGCATTAGCCGTCGCGCACGCTCACGTGGCACACACAGTCACCTTAAATCTGCCAGCTTCGGCTTCAAGCCATCACCACCCAACACCACTACAACAACAAAATACACATGCTGATATGGTTTTTCAGACCGTTGCCAACAGCTCACCCCCAGAAGAGTTATCCTCGCTGAACACACAGGCGCCGACACTCCGCTTCCTCGTGCAAACACGCCAgcccgtaaaaaaaaaaaacaacccaaaaaacAATCACATGTGCACCTTATTTGGTATAATTGGACTTCGTCGCTTCTTCGGTTCTAgcgttgatttaaaaaaaaaaaatgtccacgGTCAAAAACTTTTGGACACCCAGCTTTGAAATCAAAAGACGAGTATTTTAAATTACACGCGTCTCTTGCATAAAAGTCATttaacccccctcccccctttcttTATTTTCCCTGAATACGTGACTAAATAAGATATTGCTGCAAGAaacaggagagaaaaaaacaatcaacatTCCTTCAAATTTATTTTGATCTGGTGGATAGTTGTTGATTAAAGCAACACCTTTCTTTGAATGTGATGTATGTTAGATTACATTGAAATAGGCTTTTAGATATAAGGAGGCACCAGTCATATGTTTAATTTCAGATTACATGCTTTAATTGAccaaaaaataacataaaatacGACTGTTCAAGTTGAGCTTGAGCTCTGTATAATATATGTGATTTAAATGTAATTTCTCATCAATCGCCTGCATTGCCAATCCGTTTGACTGCGccttttcaaacaaaaaaaaaatgtaattcttttactttgttataaagttaaaggtaaaaaaaaaaaaaaataggggaAGGGGGGTTTAAATCTATTATTCCTGGCAGATGACGGCCGCATAAAAAGGACGCACGAACGCAACAGCATTCTTCATGCGCATCATAATAACACGGAGAAGAGatttaaggggaaaaaaagtgaaataattGAACTACATGTGTGGTAACAAttcagtaaaaagaaaaagaaaatactgaATGCAGAGTGGATCAGAAAAATACAAGTGTGGTTCACACAGTAACACAGGCAGAGAGCGATAACAGAGATCAAACGCTCCCACAACCGGATGAAATCAAGGAGACACGGCGTGCAGCAAACGCTGCACTGTATTGAGGCCTAATGATGGAGGGCTGTCAGCTGAGGAAGGGACAGCGCTCTCTAGTGACTGATCGGGACactttgtaacgtccccatagctgtttatattagaCTAACTCAGCATTGGAAGAGAGGGTCGTTAACTGTCACTTGTTTCTCACTTAGCATCATCTTTAACTCACTGTTTGCATCCTTTTGTGTGCTTCTGCTCTGCTCGTGTGTGGgcagtttgtgcatgtgtgagtcTTGAAGAAAGCTTCAGGGAGAGTAGGGGGTGAGATGAATTTGGGGAAAATGGGGATACAAATCTGTGAAAAGCTGAGGGAGAATCTCGGCTGGAGGCAGATTGGCTCGTGTCATAAATGGGACAGAGAAGCCGGCTATTGGGCCATGGGGGGACCAGAGCCACGTGCATACAGCACAGGGCCTGTCAATCAGGACTGAGACCCCTCTGCATAAAGAAACAAACACCAAATATCTGACAACTGAGATCAAGCATTTTTCAAATGATTTGAAAGCTGTTCTATGATTAACTTTGACCTGTTTCACAGCAGAGATTGCAATAAATGCTGCTTTCCACCAACCACGCgctatttttcccttttttgtgtGCAACAAATACAATTCATCTAGGAAACTTGACATAAGTGAGGCTTTTGCTAAATCTGGAGGTACTACACTGCaaatttcaaaaacaaaaatatgcatTAAGGTAGAAGGATCATAATGGGCCTTTGAATTTGATCCAGAATTGCACATGATATGCTCATCAATCCATATATTTATGGCTTCCCTACTCCTCTTGACTCACTGCAATCTCATTCCATAGTTAGAGGATAAACCCAGTTCAAAGGAAGCAGCATTTGTATTCCAACCACAGCCGAGTGTTTCACACCTTAGCTGTCAACACCTTATTAGTACAATCCTGTCttatagcctttcttttgcatGATCAGCAAAATTACTGCTTAGTTATGTTAAAGGGAAATTTTACTCTCGTGGCACCTGCACAGCTCCAGACTCTTGATACTTGACAATGTGCCAGTAAGAAATGTGAAGTTTCCTTTGTAGAAATAATTTCTCAGCTGGTTATTGTAGGTTACAGCTTTATTTTATAGATGATTACAAGCCCATTGAGAGAAATTCTGGGTAAAACAGCCACAGTGTTATTATTTTAATGACTGTGATCTAAAGCATAGGTTTTCCCGAATGACCCTCAAGACTTGCTTGCCatttgaaaactagaaaacaaaataaacctgATTTATTGGCCACCTATAAATAAACTAATTCCAAATGAGGTGGATGTGTAGGTCCTACTCATAAAGGAGCTCCCTCTTGTGACCTGTCAGCATGTTTCTTGACCACCTATAAAAGCCTAACTGTGTCTGAGATGACCCTCTTTGGCCCCAGGCCAGGGCCCGCGCGACAGGGGAAGGGAAGTCTTACCATATTGTTGTCAGAGTAGATCATCAACACAGCAGATGAAAGGAATACATTCCAGATTTTATGGGCCAAGGTGGCTGCAGAAGCCTTTACTCAGGAGTGAATTCATGTACCCCATTGCAAGGATTAATAACGCAAGTCTCATTAGAGATCCTCGCCACTGAGACCCCTGGAGGGAGGGGTGCTGGGAAAAGAAGCGAGTGCAATGTGCACCGTGCCAGTAATGCGCTCCTCCGCAAATCATCATCCTCAAGAACATTTTTATTGGAAAGAATTTATTTCACAAGTTTATCAAAGATGTCCCCCAGTATATTTTCCAGTGTGCGGGGATTGCTAACATTTAATCAAAGCAATAGTCTTTGCACGAGGAAAGCTTATGTTACAGACATGCTGCTGTCTTCAAAGATACAAAGGTGACAGCTTCATGAATTTCCATTTGGGTACATATTGCTTACATCAATTACTTTGTCTTTTCCCTACCTTCTTGTCTCCACCATTTTAATGACTTAAACAACACAAGGCTTTCCCTTCAGATCAGGAAACATTTATTTGTACACAAAAAGAACtgtgcatttttgttttttgtttgcaaaacagttttttcccccattattCAAAGAACATTATATGGAATATGTAAAGTGTATTCATGTTTGATGCCATGTAGGCTATTTCATTTGTCGTTCCAGCAGAGAAAATGATCAAGAAATGGGAATTTTCTCCCTCTGTAACCAGTCAGAGAGTATGGCCCCGTGGGATTCCTCTCTATATACAGGCAGCACATTTGAATTCCTCAAAATCTATTAAAATAAGATTGCATAAAACCACCAGAAGCTACTTTGTTTCATATCAACAGATCACTCTCAAGGTAAGATGCTgctgtatgcatgtatgtatgtttgttttgtttgtccgACCTGCAGAAGGAGCGGTGGATTATTGTAGAAATGCATCTGGGGATATGTAAGCCAATACTTCTG
Encoded proteins:
- the eomesa gene encoding eomesodermin homolog a isoform X2, giving the protein MQLENILPSASINLPKTFYNLSSSDSTNNSPRPSSQLEYQEVERTESESSSASKKYLSGVGNGMLGEAEGDTFNKADGRKGSPVLGEDELTSGRRYNIDELGSDRYFISSSQTSSDMASPCSLFPYAGQTGSVYTGSSSSRYPASLHYGSVLPPTGFSSPSVCSGRSQFSSGGYQFSQGPGCLYPSYPGTGTGIGSMSLPGSAAGARAQVYLCNRPLWLKFHRHQTEMIITKQGRRMFPFLSFNITGLNLTAHYNVFVEVILADPNHWRFQGGKWVTCGKADNNMQGNKMYVHPESPNTGAHWMRQEISFGKLKLTNNKGANNNNTQMIVLQSLHKYQPRLHIVEVTEDGVEDMSNEARTQTFTFPENQFIAVTAYQNTDITQLKIDHNPFAKGFRDNYDSMYTAPESDRLTPSPTDSPRSTQIVPGARYAMQPFFQDQFVNNLPQNRFYTGERAVPQTNSLLSPQSEDASAASSAQRWFVPPVQQPGSNKLDLSYENDYSTSSLLSYGIKPLSLQTSHALSYYPDSAFASMAAGWGTRSSYQRKMTTGLPWSPRPSPPAFPEDQLGAAKEKLPEENAPPTSTWIETSHSLKSVDSTDSGVYSMVCKRRRMSPGGSSTENSPTIKCEDLTTEDYNKDNPKGAKA
- the eomesa gene encoding eomesodermin homolog a isoform X1; this translates as MQLENILPSASINLPKTFYNLSSSDSTNNSPRPSSQLEYQEVERTESESSSASKKYLSGVGNGMLGEAEGDTFNKADGRKGSPVLGEDELTSGRRYNIDELGSDRYFISSSQTSSDMASPCSLFPYAGQTGSVYTGSSSSRYPASLHYGSVLPPTGFSSPSVCSGRSQFSSGGYQFSQGPGCLYPSYPGTGTGIGSMSLPGSAAGARAQVYLCNRPLWLKFHRHQTEMIITKQGRRMFPFLSFNITGLNLTAHYNVFVEVILADPNHWRFQGGKWVTCGKADNNMQGNKMYVHPESPNTGAHWMRQEISFGKLKLTNNKGANNNNTQMIVLQSLHKYQPRLHIVEVTEDGVEDMSNEARTQTFTFPENQFIAVTAYQNTDITQLKIDHNPFAKGFRDNYDSMYTAPESDRLTPSPTDSPRSTQIVPGARYAMQPFFQDQFVNNLPQNRFYTGERAVPQTNSLLSPQSEDASAASSAQRWFVPPVQQPGSNKLDLSYENDYSTSSLLSYGIKPLSLQTSHALSYYPDSAFASMAAGWGTRSSYQRKMTTGLPWSPRPSPPAFPEDQLGAAKEKLPEENAPPTSTWIETSHSLKSVDSTDSGVYSMVCKRRRMSPGGSSTENSPTIKCEDLTTEDYNKDNPKGMGYYAFYTSP